A region of the Meles meles unplaced genomic scaffold, mMelMel3.1 paternal haplotype, whole genome shotgun sequence genome:
CTGAGTTCATCCTATGGATGGTGATGAGGATAAAGTAGTAAGAGCCTGAAATGACTATCACAGGAATGAGAAGCATAAGGACACAGCACAGGTACATGAAAATCTCATAGATGGAAGTGTCCGAACAAGAGAGTTTCAATACAGCAGGGACTTCACAGAAAAAATGATGTATCTCCCGAGATCTGCAGAAGGGGAAGGTCATGGTGATGGGAGTAAACAAGAAGCCATCCACTGAGCCCAGGAACCAGCAGCCAGATGATAGAAGGTGTAACACGCGATGGTTCATGAGGACAGGGTAATGAAGAGgatggcagatggccacatagcggtcataggccatagaggctagaagaaaaaattctgaacctGCTAGTGTCAGATAGAGAAACATTTGTATCCCACATTCTATGTCTGAGATCTTGTTCATACCCATGACTTGGTCCATGAGCATCTTGGGCACAGTAACAGAAATATACATCATGTCCATGAGAGATAGCTGGCtaatgaaaaaatacatgggggtgtggaggtgggcATCGGAATGTATCAATAGTATCAAGATGGTGTTTCCAGACACGGCCATTAGGAAAAGCACGAAAATGACCAAACAAAGGAGAGCTGGGTGTTTGGATTCACTGAAGATTCCCACCAGGATGAAATCTGATCTCCCAGTATGGTTAGCTAGCCAGTTGGCGTTCTCCATGTGATTTCACCTGGGCAACCTAGGGAAGTTTTGGGATTAATGAATCAATCACGAACCACCACCCACTGAAATGAAtgtgttgagagagaaagagagaatgagaacccAATTatgttattagaaaaaaattccatggtTTTATGGATTTAGAGAATACAAATTATctgtaattatataaatttacCATTTGGGAGGTTGCATTGTTCATTGTATCgtgagttttcctttttctatagtATCCTTTACCAATAAGCATGTACAATTTTTTAGGTTAGCTGTTGCCCTAAccaaacacaaaaaatgaatcaaaatgtaaaatttatatatatatatatttatatatatatatttatatatatatacacatatatgtatatttatatatatacatatatgtgtgtgtatgtatatatgtatacaaatatatgtatacatatgtatatatgtatttaaatgtgtgtgtgcatatatatacgtatgtatatatatgtgtgcatatatatatgcatacacacacacacacacacacacacacacacacacacacaaaatctccccttctagaatttttattgtaGATAATCAAAATATCATTAATCTCTCTGGTCTAAGAATccaactgagattttttttttttttaaatttcatttatttgacagagggagagcacagcagggagagcggcaggcagagggagagggagaagcagactccctgctgagcagggagcccaatacagaactcaatcccaggaccccagatcatgacccaagacaaaagtagatgcccagctgactgagtcacccagatgtcccttcaACTGAGATCTTAAAAACTCTTTAAGGTGCAttctatataagaaaaaaaatcattaaaaattttatataagaaaaaataatttcacattgcACAGAATTATCAAATCATTACTTTGTACAATGGAAACTAGTATAATTATATGTCAGTAATACCCCAAAAAGAACAATCTAATGAaccattgaacattatatcaaaagccAAGGAttcactaattgaatttaaatttaaaaagagaaaaagaaaaaaataataaagaaaaatgaaaagtaacctcaacaaaatttgggggaaaatctatATGAAATTCTTGAACCCCACAGTGAGGCACTGTGATTGTATGGAGTAACCCACAAATCCCCCTCAAACAGATCATGATCCTAACCAATGACCAAACTCTTAGATAGCCGAGGGGCACCATTTTGGAGTTCCAACTCTGAAGCCAGACTGGCTGTGGGTCCAGCTTATCCTCTCCACACTCTTCCTCCATTCATTCTACAtacataaaaaagaggaaaagaataatgtTAAATCTTGCATATGCTTAGGATTAAATGAGGAAAGTGTTTGGACCATTACTGGTTACAGATGACTAATGATTAAATAGCTAATAGGTACAGTAATAATTATGCAGAATCTATGTAAGAGATggctgttatatatatatgtatatatatatacacacacatatacgtatatacatatgtgtatgtgcatgtacatat
Encoded here:
- the LOC123936467 gene encoding olfactory receptor 2T4-like, translated to MENANWLANHTGRSDFILVGIFSESKHPALLCLVIFVLFLMAVSGNTILILLIHSDAHLHTPMYFFISQLSLMDMMYISVTVPKMLMDQVMGMNKISDIECGIQMFLYLTLAGSEFFLLASMAYDRYVAICHPLHYPVLMNHRVLHLLSSGCWFLGSVDGFLFTPITMTFPFCRSREIHHFFCEVPAVLKLSCSDTSIYEIFMYLCCVLMLLIPVIVISGSYYFILITIHRMNSAEGQKKAFVTCSSHMTVVILFYGAAIYTYMLPKSYHTPEKDIMVSVFYTILTPVLNPLIYSLRNKNVMGALKKMLNVGPVF